From the genome of Rhodovastum atsumiense, one region includes:
- a CDS encoding GumC family protein, whose amino-acid sequence MEALNLPRPAGPIVEPTGVTARPATDVISLLAVISALRRHKRLILLTMLLTNLLVVAAAAALAVRPHYTATATLMINSTPLQAVEGDGLVRPSASQANDSTWVPTQASLLRSPLLIAQVIGALGLEQDPEIRPRLSVRERLRQGVSAVLEFGGFATWLPPLPKLEPLSDTEAAVPRFLERLSVGQQRESRLITVSYRSTSPAKAARVANAVVHQYLDERARAKRDTVDRTYQWTSERLTELRRQLQESEAAATDFMATYGLGRPGSSMPDANQPPSLRRELAAARTERASKEARLAQLRDLQAHGESYDSLPEVAGSAIIQSLQNQANQLQAQLAQVSAIYGDQHPSVREVAAQRDAIRRRIASETAHIVRGLTNEAQRARNRERDMEQAIRTSLQENAVSEGAAVRLTELTRVIDTQSELYRSLLGRLEELGKQRALAGADAELVAAAMIPREPDFPKLWLLLSGGLAGSMILALGLVALAEHLDRGMRASHDVERALGLPTFALVPRVKTGRLGPPHCHVIERRPSAYAEAIRALLLGILHASRQTARVLLVTSAWPEEGKTTLTVSLAAMAARSGRRTVVVDLDTRRPGVARELGLRVEAGVAEYVRDRRPLEDVILACQGEPNLHVVALRESLEDPALILDSHRLSELVSHLRRHFDFVLLDLPPTLGVTDAPAVASLADAALFVVRWGSTTESAALNGIAPLERAGANVLGCVLTQVDLRRHALYGYHDAGQFYRNYKRYFRQ is encoded by the coding sequence ATGGAAGCGTTGAACTTGCCACGTCCTGCAGGGCCAATCGTGGAACCGACTGGTGTGACGGCAAGGCCAGCTACGGACGTCATCAGCCTCCTCGCTGTCATAAGCGCGCTACGGCGACACAAACGGCTGATACTCCTGACCATGTTGCTGACCAACCTGCTGGTGGTCGCGGCCGCAGCCGCCCTGGCGGTCCGCCCGCACTACACGGCGACGGCAACGCTGATGATCAACTCGACCCCCCTGCAGGCTGTGGAGGGAGACGGCCTCGTAAGGCCGTCTGCCAGCCAGGCGAATGATTCGACGTGGGTTCCGACGCAGGCAAGCCTCCTGCGCTCGCCTCTGCTCATCGCCCAGGTGATCGGGGCACTGGGCCTGGAGCAGGACCCGGAGATCAGACCGCGTCTCTCCGTCCGTGAGCGGCTGCGGCAGGGTGTGAGTGCCGTCCTGGAGTTCGGCGGCTTTGCCACCTGGTTGCCGCCTCTGCCGAAGCTGGAGCCGCTGTCCGATACGGAGGCGGCCGTGCCAAGATTCCTTGAACGGCTCTCGGTCGGGCAACAGCGCGAGTCACGCCTGATCACAGTGTCCTACCGGTCGACCTCGCCTGCGAAGGCCGCCCGGGTCGCCAATGCCGTTGTGCACCAGTATCTTGACGAACGGGCCAGGGCGAAGCGGGACACCGTGGACCGGACCTATCAATGGACAAGCGAGCGCCTGACGGAGTTGCGCCGTCAGCTTCAGGAATCGGAAGCGGCTGCTACCGATTTCATGGCAACATACGGACTGGGGCGACCGGGCAGCAGCATGCCGGACGCGAACCAGCCGCCCAGCTTACGGCGCGAACTGGCTGCCGCCCGGACCGAGAGGGCGTCCAAGGAGGCGCGCCTCGCGCAGCTAAGGGACCTGCAGGCGCACGGGGAAAGTTACGACTCCCTGCCGGAGGTGGCGGGGTCCGCCATCATCCAGAGCCTCCAGAACCAGGCCAACCAGTTGCAGGCCCAATTGGCGCAGGTCTCCGCTATCTACGGGGATCAGCATCCCTCGGTGCGCGAGGTCGCGGCGCAGAGGGACGCGATCCGCCGACGCATCGCCTCCGAAACGGCGCACATTGTGCGCGGCCTCACCAATGAGGCACAGCGGGCGCGCAACCGGGAACGCGATATGGAGCAGGCGATCCGCACCAGCCTGCAGGAGAATGCGGTGTCGGAGGGTGCGGCGGTGCGTCTGACGGAACTGACGCGCGTGATCGACACCCAGAGCGAGCTCTATCGGTCGCTGCTCGGCCGTCTTGAGGAACTCGGCAAGCAGCGCGCCCTGGCCGGCGCCGACGCCGAACTCGTCGCCGCCGCCATGATCCCGCGCGAACCGGATTTCCCGAAGCTGTGGCTGCTGCTGAGCGGTGGGCTGGCCGGTTCCATGATCCTCGCCTTAGGCCTGGTGGCGTTGGCGGAGCATCTCGACCGGGGTATGCGCGCTTCCCACGATGTGGAACGTGCGTTGGGTCTGCCTACTTTCGCGCTCGTACCGCGGGTGAAGACCGGGCGCCTCGGCCCGCCGCACTGTCATGTCATCGAGCGGCGACCATCCGCCTATGCGGAGGCAATACGTGCCCTGTTGCTCGGCATCCTGCATGCGTCGCGGCAGACAGCCAGAGTCCTGCTTGTGACCTCGGCTTGGCCGGAGGAAGGAAAGACGACCCTCACCGTTAGCCTAGCCGCCATGGCCGCCCGCAGCGGTCGCCGCACGGTAGTCGTGGACCTTGACACGCGACGGCCGGGTGTTGCGCGGGAACTCGGCCTCCGCGTGGAAGCTGGCGTCGCTGAGTATGTGCGCGACCGCCGGCCGCTCGAGGACGTCATCCTCGCCTGCCAGGGCGAGCCGAACCTGCATGTCGTCGCCCTGCGGGAGTCGCTCGAAGATCCCGCTTTGATCCTCGACTCACACCGCCTCAGCGAACTCGTCTCGCATCTTCGGCGCCATTTCGATTTCGTGCTGCTCGACCTGCCCCCCACGCTCGGCGTCACCGACGCGCCGGCGGTCGCATCGCTCGCCGATGCGGCGCTCTTCGTCGTGCGCTGGGGCAGCACCACGGAAAGCGCTGCGTTGAATGGCATTGCACCCCTCGAACGGGCAGGAGCAAACGTTCTCGGTTGCGTCCTGACGCAGGTGGATCTGCGGCGCCATGCGCTCTACGGCTATCACGACGCGGGCCAGTTCTACCGAAACTACAAGAGGTATTTCCGTCAGTGA
- the murJ gene encoding murein biosynthesis integral membrane protein MurJ has protein sequence MSASGMREAVAGRTDELRHMATDSRVAAGGLILSRITGFVRVSATAAVLGPTYFGNLFQVSAVLPNAFYGMLIGALILALLVPPLVGRLQTEGVGSARRFANASLGLIIAILMAVAVLALALAPFVLGMLAPADMGRQLVALGLPLLLMLMPQVVLYIVAGVGAAVQQAHGRFALSSAASAAENIGVVAVMASCATLFGTGTEIDAVTMPQLVLLGVGTTASVALHAGLQWWGAHRLGVSLWPSFAWGDPDVRRMLRQSLSSIGYTSLYWAEFLLLLAVSATIPGGVAAFLIAHSVCQLPIQLTAKPLSSAQLPRLAECFHKHMPAEFWTIYDGGLRLALFVVLPASMVLAAIPETLAHAMAFGEMATPDGVALIGCCIGGMALGTAGEMVLIVATSASYARRDTRTPAYAMTLRLVVIVLAAAIAQFALLGTKRLWMAGAAMAAANLVAGAYLHWQLRRTLPAGNATLRRGLALDLGFSVAAALSAVGLATWLEGMPGTILEHMLVAAAALAASLVTYVLPQLARGSQELLILVPALHRVGQGPY, from the coding sequence ATGAGCGCCTCCGGCATGCGCGAGGCGGTGGCCGGCCGCACGGATGAACTGCGCCATATGGCGACGGATTCCCGCGTTGCAGCGGGAGGGCTGATCCTCAGCCGGATCACGGGCTTCGTGCGCGTCTCCGCCACCGCCGCGGTGCTCGGCCCCACCTATTTTGGGAACCTCTTTCAGGTTTCGGCCGTGCTACCCAACGCCTTCTACGGGATGCTGATTGGCGCGCTGATTTTGGCGCTGCTCGTACCGCCTCTGGTCGGCCGACTGCAGACCGAAGGGGTTGGCAGCGCGCGTCGTTTCGCCAACGCCTCCCTGGGGCTGATCATCGCGATCCTGATGGCCGTCGCCGTTCTCGCACTCGCGTTGGCGCCCTTCGTGCTCGGCATGTTGGCCCCGGCCGACATGGGCAGGCAGTTGGTCGCGCTCGGTCTGCCGTTGCTCCTGATGCTGATGCCGCAGGTCGTCCTTTACATCGTCGCCGGAGTGGGCGCGGCAGTGCAGCAGGCACATGGCCGCTTCGCTCTGTCCTCCGCTGCATCCGCTGCGGAGAACATCGGCGTCGTTGCCGTAATGGCCAGCTGCGCCACCCTGTTCGGCACGGGCACCGAGATCGATGCGGTGACCATGCCGCAACTCGTGCTCCTCGGTGTGGGCACGACGGCCTCGGTCGCCTTGCATGCGGGCCTGCAATGGTGGGGGGCTCATCGCCTGGGTGTTTCGCTGTGGCCCAGCTTCGCTTGGGGGGATCCGGATGTCCGGCGCATGCTTCGGCAGAGCCTCTCCTCCATAGGCTATACCAGCCTCTACTGGGCAGAGTTCCTGCTACTGCTAGCAGTGTCGGCCACCATACCAGGCGGCGTCGCGGCATTCCTCATTGCCCACAGCGTATGCCAACTGCCGATCCAGCTCACGGCGAAGCCACTCAGCTCGGCCCAGCTCCCCCGGCTCGCGGAGTGCTTTCATAAGCACATGCCTGCCGAGTTCTGGACCATCTATGATGGTGGCCTCCGGCTTGCTTTGTTCGTGGTGCTGCCGGCGAGCATGGTCTTGGCCGCAATCCCGGAGACGCTGGCGCATGCCATGGCCTTCGGAGAGATGGCGACGCCCGACGGCGTCGCCCTGATCGGCTGCTGCATCGGCGGCATGGCGCTTGGCACCGCGGGTGAGATGGTGCTGATCGTCGCGACCTCCGCCTCCTATGCGCGCCGCGACACCCGCACCCCGGCCTATGCCATGACACTGCGGCTCGTCGTCATCGTGCTTGCCGCGGCCATCGCTCAATTCGCCTTGTTGGGCACCAAACGTCTTTGGATGGCCGGGGCCGCCATGGCCGCCGCCAACCTGGTCGCTGGTGCCTATTTGCATTGGCAGCTCCGTCGCACATTGCCCGCCGGGAATGCGACACTCCGGCGCGGCCTAGCCCTGGATCTGGGCTTCTCGGTCGCCGCCGCATTGTCCGCGGTCGGCCTGGCGACGTGGCTTGAGGGCATGCCGGGGACGATCCTGGAGCACATGTTGGTCGCGGCCGCGGCGCTTGCCGCCAGCTTGGTCACCTATGTGCTGCCGCAGTTGGCCCGCGGCTCGCAGGAGTTGCTGATCCTCGTGCCGGCCCTGCACCGCGTCGGTCAAGGGCCGTACTGA
- a CDS encoding glycosyltransferase family 4 protein, with product MKGDAGAQGVPRSILLIVENCSVPFDRRVWQEACALRDVGYRVSVLSPRDPGQPRHEVLEGIEVYRHPALPEASGVAGYVLEYGAALFWETLFAWRIFLRTRFDAVHVSNPPDTLFLVAAPFKLLFDRRVVFDHHDVCPELYEAKFGRQGLGFRLLRLLERWSIRSADVVISTNDSYRRVAIDRGGKDPSSVFVVRNGPDLDRLRRVPPQPHLKAGRRYLVGYVGVIGIQEGLQYLVQGAAHLVHNLGRTDIQFAVIGSGSNQPAVVELAARLKVGEFFTFTGRIPDDALLAYLNTADVCVNPDEWNRMNDMSTMIKVMEYMALGKPIVQFDMTEGRVSAGESAFYARPNDAHDFALKIAGLLDDPERRERMGCLGRQRIEDDLAWMHQAPKLIAAYETLWRSLPAPRTEATEAPGGSMNAAAACRSPAGER from the coding sequence ATGAAAGGTGACGCAGGGGCGCAAGGCGTTCCACGCTCGATCCTGCTGATCGTCGAGAATTGCTCCGTACCGTTCGACCGGCGGGTCTGGCAAGAAGCCTGCGCACTGCGCGACGTCGGTTACAGGGTTTCAGTGCTCTCGCCCCGGGATCCTGGCCAGCCGCGCCATGAGGTGCTCGAAGGTATTGAGGTTTATCGGCACCCGGCCCTGCCAGAGGCTTCCGGCGTGGCGGGCTATGTGCTCGAGTACGGCGCGGCGCTGTTCTGGGAGACGCTATTTGCCTGGCGCATCTTCCTCCGCACTCGCTTCGACGCGGTGCATGTGAGCAACCCGCCCGATACACTGTTCCTGGTCGCCGCGCCTTTCAAGCTGCTCTTCGACCGAAGGGTAGTCTTCGACCACCACGATGTCTGTCCCGAGCTCTACGAGGCCAAGTTCGGACGGCAGGGACTCGGCTTCCGTCTCCTGCGGCTTCTGGAGCGCTGGTCCATACGCAGTGCGGATGTGGTGATCTCGACCAACGACTCCTATCGCCGCGTTGCCATCGATCGCGGCGGCAAGGATCCCTCGAGCGTCTTCGTCGTGCGCAACGGACCCGACCTCGACCGACTGCGGCGCGTACCGCCGCAGCCGCATCTGAAGGCGGGCCGGCGTTATCTGGTCGGCTATGTCGGCGTCATCGGCATCCAGGAAGGGCTGCAATACCTTGTGCAGGGGGCGGCGCATCTTGTGCACAACCTCGGCAGAACCGACATCCAGTTTGCCGTGATCGGCAGCGGCTCGAACCAGCCTGCTGTTGTCGAGTTGGCTGCGCGCCTGAAGGTGGGAGAGTTTTTCACCTTCACCGGCCGGATACCCGACGACGCGCTGCTCGCCTACCTCAACACGGCGGATGTTTGCGTCAACCCCGACGAGTGGAACCGCATGAACGACATGTCCACCATGATCAAAGTTATGGAGTACATGGCGCTCGGCAAACCGATCGTGCAGTTTGACATGACGGAGGGACGCGTCTCCGCGGGCGAGTCGGCATTCTACGCCCGACCCAACGATGCGCACGACTTCGCCCTGAAAATCGCCGGGTTACTCGACGACCCCGAGCGGCGCGAGCGAATGGGGTGCCTCGGGAGGCAGCGGATCGAAGATGATCTCGCCTGGATGCACCAGGCGCCTAAGCTTATTGCCGCCTACGAGACGCTTTGGCGCAGCTTGCCGGCACCCAGGACGGAAGCGACCGAAGCGCCGGGGGGCAGCATGAACGCGGCAGCGGCTTGTAGATCGCCTGCCGGGGAACGGTAG
- a CDS encoding nucleotide sugar dehydrogenase, whose amino-acid sequence MQISVFGMGYVGAVTAACLADMGHEVIGVDVNRDKVGMINAGQAPVIEPGLPERIATAVSTGRLRATMDPEEAVCNSQMSLICVGTPTTETDGVALDALQNVVDQIGTALRHKTAVHAIVIRSTIPPGTTEERVVPILEMASGRRIGKELELCFNPEFLREGSALHDFHHPPFTLIGAKDVDSPLLIEEIYHSMPAPIFRTGFGVAEAVKYVSNAFHALKITFANEVGSVLRSQGMDGREVMRLFCEDHQLNISAAYLRPGFAFGGSCLPKDSRALIHLARTQKVRTPLLEQLIVSNDTHIERAFQLITAHGRRRVCLFGLAFKPNTDDLRNSPFVVLAERLIGRGYPVRIFDRCVELSRLMGNNNEFIRHEIPHLETLMAASPEDAMDGMEVIVVGHAGPDEVAAILAGHRGRQIVDLQGVDALQALGPDRYQGICW is encoded by the coding sequence ATGCAGATCTCTGTCTTCGGCATGGGCTATGTCGGCGCGGTGACGGCGGCCTGCCTGGCCGACATGGGCCACGAAGTGATCGGCGTAGACGTCAACCGTGACAAGGTCGGCATGATCAATGCCGGCCAGGCGCCGGTGATCGAGCCGGGCCTGCCGGAGCGCATCGCCACCGCTGTCTCGACCGGGCGTCTGCGCGCCACGATGGATCCCGAGGAAGCCGTGTGCAACAGCCAGATGTCTCTCATCTGCGTCGGCACGCCAACGACCGAGACAGACGGCGTTGCGCTCGATGCGCTGCAGAACGTCGTGGACCAGATCGGCACGGCACTGCGGCACAAGACAGCGGTGCATGCGATCGTCATCCGCTCTACCATCCCGCCTGGCACGACCGAGGAGCGCGTCGTACCCATCCTAGAGATGGCCTCTGGCCGACGGATCGGCAAGGAGTTGGAACTCTGCTTCAATCCGGAGTTTCTGCGCGAGGGCAGCGCCCTGCATGACTTCCACCATCCGCCCTTTACGCTGATCGGCGCCAAGGATGTAGATTCTCCGCTGCTGATCGAGGAAATCTACCACTCGATGCCGGCGCCCATTTTCCGGACCGGATTCGGGGTGGCGGAAGCGGTGAAATACGTGTCCAACGCCTTCCATGCCCTGAAGATCACCTTCGCCAACGAGGTAGGCAGTGTCCTCAGGAGTCAGGGAATGGACGGCCGCGAGGTGATGCGCCTCTTCTGCGAGGACCATCAGCTCAATATATCCGCCGCTTATCTCCGTCCTGGCTTCGCCTTCGGCGGCTCCTGCCTGCCGAAGGACAGCCGCGCGCTGATACACCTCGCGCGAACACAGAAGGTGCGGACGCCCCTGCTCGAGCAACTGATCGTCAGCAACGACACGCATATCGAGCGGGCCTTCCAGCTCATCACGGCGCATGGCAGGCGCCGGGTCTGCCTGTTTGGCCTCGCCTTCAAGCCTAATACCGACGACCTCCGCAATTCACCCTTCGTGGTCCTGGCGGAGCGCCTGATCGGGCGGGGCTATCCGGTTCGGATCTTCGACCGCTGCGTCGAACTCTCGAGGCTCATGGGCAACAACAATGAATTTATCAGGCACGAGATTCCGCATCTGGAAACCCTGATGGCTGCATCCCCGGAAGACGCGATGGACGGCATGGAAGTCATCGTGGTGGGACATGCCGGACCGGATGAGGTCGCCGCGATTCTTGCCGGTCATCGTGGCCGGCAAATCGTGGACTTGCAGGGCGTAGACGCCCTGCAGGCGCTCGGACCCGACCGCTACCAGGGGATCTGTTGGTAA
- a CDS encoding right-handed parallel beta-helix repeat-containing protein: MGRHFLRVAAALALLAFLAVRPADAQARQWHVDQAGPAVGDGTAWATAWGSFHAIDWGKIAPGDTVYISGGSSGQTYKEPLTVGASGSAAGAITITKGIDPGHNGAVVIDGQGVQPLGVEIYGQNYVTVSQLEVRNTATAAFSVKSVTAGVVLEDNSAYSGDTGDGTSRGYDVRDSVGPNAVVVRRNSFSTPASTQAQTDGIWSSNNNGVVFENNRIVVSNSDTTGHSDGIQSFQDISITVRNNWFEQANNAPINNHGIWLQNERSGGVIEVYNNVVLAPNLIADAAVSHEQLSDWGHISVVQFWNNTILGGDRALQLNNAPLDDVRNNIIWTEHAGGRGIDLKGTAPAADQIDYNLLYAPNGYAGYIEGIHTFSWSQWQARGYDVHGLSANPQFINPTAKDFRPGLRSPILNAGERLPGISVGFGDIAVPHGARPNLGAYQEQPSGVTGSR, translated from the coding sequence ATGGGCAGGCATTTCCTGCGCGTTGCGGCCGCACTGGCCTTGCTCGCCTTCCTGGCGGTTCGTCCCGCGGACGCCCAGGCGCGGCAGTGGCACGTGGACCAAGCAGGTCCTGCGGTCGGCGACGGCACTGCCTGGGCGACGGCCTGGGGGAGCTTCCATGCGATCGACTGGGGTAAGATCGCACCAGGCGACACTGTCTACATTTCGGGCGGCAGCAGCGGGCAGACTTACAAAGAACCGCTGACCGTCGGTGCCAGCGGCAGCGCCGCCGGCGCGATCACCATCACCAAAGGCATTGATCCCGGCCACAACGGCGCAGTCGTAATCGACGGCCAGGGCGTGCAGCCGCTCGGCGTCGAGATCTACGGCCAAAACTACGTAACGGTCAGCCAGCTTGAGGTGCGCAACACCGCGACAGCCGCGTTCAGCGTGAAATCCGTCACTGCCGGCGTCGTGCTTGAGGACAACAGCGCCTATTCCGGTGATACCGGCGACGGGACGTCGCGCGGCTATGACGTGCGGGACTCGGTGGGCCCGAACGCGGTGGTGGTGCGGCGGAACAGCTTCAGCACGCCGGCTTCGACGCAGGCGCAGACTGACGGGATCTGGTCATCGAACAACAACGGGGTGGTGTTTGAGAACAACCGGATCGTTGTCTCCAACAGCGACACCACCGGCCACAGCGACGGCATCCAGTCCTTCCAAGACATCAGCATCACCGTTCGCAACAACTGGTTCGAGCAGGCCAACAACGCACCGATCAACAACCACGGCATTTGGCTGCAGAACGAGCGCTCGGGCGGCGTCATCGAGGTCTACAACAATGTCGTACTCGCGCCCAACCTGATCGCCGATGCCGCCGTCTCGCACGAGCAGCTGTCGGACTGGGGACATATCAGCGTCGTGCAGTTCTGGAACAACACCATTCTGGGTGGCGACCGGGCGCTGCAACTGAACAATGCGCCGCTCGACGATGTGCGCAACAACATTATCTGGACCGAGCACGCTGGCGGCCGCGGCATCGACCTCAAGGGCACGGCGCCGGCAGCCGACCAGATCGATTACAACCTGCTTTACGCCCCGAACGGCTATGCCGGCTATATCGAGGGGATCCACACCTTCTCCTGGTCGCAATGGCAGGCCCGCGGTTACGATGTCCACGGCCTCAGCGCCAACCCGCAATTTATCAACCCCACCGCCAAGGACTTCAGACCCGGGCTCCGCTCGCCCATACTGAACGCGGGCGAGAGACTGCCTGGCATCTCGGTGGGGTTCGGCGATATCGCCGTGCCGCACGGCGCACGCCCGAACCTCGGTGCCTATCAAGAGCAACCTTCCGGTGTGACTGGGAGCCGATAA
- a CDS encoding lipid II:glycine glycyltransferase FemX, which produces MMNEGDVLLRHDEGRGVRAENGAFALQCDEARPDPAWDAFIGSTPGGDLTQTTAWATARQQIGVKAYCVQMRNAQGRLIGGCIIQARRLAPGMWVGIVPRGPVLATSEPGAAHALLQAIRREARQRGIGVLVVQPPEAAGLVEAKIVAEGYRPGCPSIAPEATLRLDLRRSDADLLEGMSAMRRRNIRKALRTGFAIAPEKDVDLFHRLHVATARRQEFRPVTLQDLHAQADALGPLGLCTALIARQGGEPIAGLWLTRFRGTVTFKLAGWDANAAARTNVNEALQWQAIQWARAQGADTYDFGGFDRRYAERILRQEPLGEKFTQTHSNFKLQFGGQLILLPRARFSATWPAVQPLLGPIGEHLLAGAWARRLAHRIRTASSTAVL; this is translated from the coding sequence ATGATGAACGAGGGAGACGTTCTGCTCCGACACGACGAGGGCAGAGGCGTCCGTGCCGAAAACGGAGCCTTCGCTCTGCAATGCGACGAAGCGCGACCTGACCCCGCCTGGGACGCATTCATTGGAAGCACACCCGGCGGCGACCTGACCCAGACGACAGCATGGGCGACAGCGCGACAGCAGATCGGCGTGAAAGCCTATTGCGTGCAGATGCGCAATGCCCAGGGGCGCCTGATCGGGGGGTGTATAATCCAGGCACGACGCCTCGCGCCGGGCATGTGGGTCGGCATTGTGCCGCGCGGGCCGGTGCTCGCCACCAGCGAACCGGGCGCAGCGCATGCGCTCCTGCAAGCCATACGCAGGGAGGCACGCCAACGTGGCATCGGCGTGCTGGTGGTGCAGCCGCCCGAGGCCGCGGGTCTCGTCGAAGCAAAAATAGTCGCGGAGGGCTACCGCCCCGGATGCCCGAGCATCGCGCCGGAGGCGACACTCCGCCTGGACCTGCGGCGCAGCGACGCGGACCTGCTCGAGGGAATGTCCGCGATGCGACGACGCAATATCAGGAAGGCGTTGCGTACCGGCTTTGCAATTGCCCCTGAAAAGGACGTGGACCTATTCCACCGGCTGCACGTCGCGACCGCTAGGCGCCAGGAGTTCCGGCCCGTCACGCTGCAGGACCTGCATGCACAGGCCGATGCGCTGGGACCGCTGGGGTTGTGCACGGCCCTGATCGCTCGTCAAGGCGGCGAACCGATTGCAGGCCTCTGGCTGACCCGGTTTCGCGGCACGGTCACGTTCAAGCTCGCCGGATGGGACGCAAATGCCGCCGCCCGGACCAACGTCAATGAAGCCTTGCAGTGGCAGGCCATACAGTGGGCGCGCGCGCAAGGGGCGGACACTTACGATTTCGGCGGCTTCGACCGCAGATATGCGGAACGCATACTGCGGCAAGAGCCGCTCGGAGAGAAATTCACCCAAACGCACAGCAATTTTAAGCTGCAATTCGGCGGCCAGTTGATTCTGCTGCCGCGCGCGCGGTTTTCGGCGACATGGCCCGCCGTCCAGCCGCTGCTCGGTCCGATTGGCGAGCACCTGCTTGCGGGCGCCTGGGCAAGACGACTTGCACACCGCATCCGGACCGCCAGCAGCACAGCCGTCCTGTAG
- a CDS encoding class I SAM-dependent methyltransferase, giving the protein MPIFRRFIRPTYLYLCYLASRVEDSRLGITTTDESVARALGRTTSDFRLINRATGYLSMRRILRRLKAGSEDVLLDYGCGAGRVICVAARHGVRRAIGVDIDPAFCAIAERNVASLKGVAVRPEVIEADAGQLAVPDETTIVFMYNPFGSNTLRQALTNIQESVARRPRRVRLAYGNPVHADLVGSFSGFREIDRLWMSWRPGEAWLRTQTFIIYAVDPP; this is encoded by the coding sequence ATGCCGATCTTCCGCCGCTTCATCCGGCCAACCTACCTCTACCTGTGCTACCTCGCGTCACGCGTCGAGGATTCCAGGCTGGGCATCACGACGACCGACGAGTCCGTGGCACGCGCCCTCGGCCGGACGACAAGCGATTTCCGCTTGATCAACCGTGCCACCGGATACCTGTCGATGCGGCGGATCCTGCGGCGCCTCAAGGCTGGTTCAGAGGATGTGCTGCTCGATTACGGATGCGGGGCCGGGCGGGTGATCTGCGTCGCAGCGCGCCATGGAGTTCGCCGGGCAATTGGGGTGGACATCGACCCGGCGTTCTGCGCCATCGCCGAGCGGAACGTGGCATCCCTGAAAGGGGTGGCCGTGAGGCCGGAGGTGATCGAGGCGGATGCGGGACAGTTGGCTGTGCCCGACGAGACGACGATCGTGTTCATGTACAATCCGTTCGGAAGCAATACGTTGCGGCAAGCCCTAACGAACATCCAGGAATCCGTCGCGCGGAGGCCTCGTCGCGTTCGCCTCGCTTATGGCAACCCGGTCCATGCGGACCTCGTCGGATCCTTCAGCGGGTTCCGCGAAATCGATCGGCTCTGGATGTCGTGGCGCCCCGGCGAGGCGTGGCTGCGGACACAGACCTTCATCATCTATGCCGTGGATCCGCCCTGA
- the tnpA gene encoding IS66-like element accessory protein TnpA, whose translation MAEVEIVARVERRRKWTEAEKAALLAEVEAEGGRVSVVARRHRVSESVLYAWRAARKAVATASAEGGGAPLAFVPVGVVGRADDGGPALLAAPQAARPDRPAQHVAPERVGMIEVELPGGARLRMDAFVNEKALRRVLQALKGVA comes from the coding sequence GTGGCCGAAGTGGAGATCGTGGCGCGCGTGGAGCGGCGCCGGAAGTGGACGGAGGCCGAGAAGGCGGCGCTACTGGCCGAGGTGGAGGCGGAGGGCGGCCGTGTCTCGGTGGTAGCGCGACGACATCGGGTTTCGGAGAGCGTTCTCTACGCCTGGCGGGCGGCGCGCAAGGCCGTGGCGACGGCGTCCGCGGAAGGAGGCGGGGCGCCGCTTGCGTTCGTGCCGGTTGGGGTTGTCGGTCGAGCCGACGATGGTGGTCCGGCTTTGCTGGCGGCCCCGCAAGCCGCCCGGCCTGACCGGCCTGCGCAGCACGTGGCGCCGGAGCGTGTCGGCATGATCGAAGTGGAGTTGCCGGGGGGTGCGCGTCTGCGGATGGACGCGTTCGTCAACGAGAAGGCGCTGCGCCGGGTGTTGCAAGCGCTCAAGGGGGTGGCGTGA
- a CDS encoding UPF0149 family protein: protein MTRRSTKPVPSSAAASVARPPMPLDELDRWLRTPRPRTPIADGLAMLDGFLTAIVVGPVTYEPLGWICPLLGVSKDAYCHGDTPEFAAIAAVAKYHNALAATLSETPDQFTPRFDRSESGAVDVGPWCRGFHAAIQLNPKYWRPLLPARRQAHLWLIPILAHCTDPDGRRVPGAPPPGPLTELARFDAHRNIPSAVVAMREFWAPTRYGR, encoded by the coding sequence ATGACGCGCCGATCGACCAAGCCAGTGCCGTCATCGGCCGCAGCCAGCGTGGCTCGTCCGCCCATGCCGCTCGACGAACTCGACCGCTGGCTCCGTACACCCCGTCCGCGAACCCCCATCGCCGACGGCCTGGCCATGCTCGACGGCTTTCTCACCGCCATCGTCGTCGGCCCGGTTACCTATGAACCGCTCGGTTGGATCTGCCCGCTGCTCGGCGTCAGCAAGGACGCGTATTGCCACGGCGACACGCCGGAGTTCGCCGCCATCGCCGCTGTCGCCAAATATCACAATGCGCTGGCCGCCACGCTGAGCGAGACGCCGGACCAGTTCACGCCGCGGTTCGACCGCAGCGAATCGGGTGCGGTTGATGTCGGGCCCTGGTGCCGCGGCTTCCACGCCGCCATCCAGCTCAATCCGAAATACTGGCGCCCCCTGTTGCCCGCACGCCGGCAGGCCCATCTCTGGCTGATCCCTATCCTCGCCCACTGCACAGACCCCGACGGCCGCCGGGTCCCGGGGGCCCCGCCCCCGGGACCACTGACCGAGCTGGCCCGCTTCGACGCCCATCGCAACATCCCGTCCGCCGTCGTCGCCATGCGCGAATTCTGGGCGCCCACCCGCTACGGCCGCTGA